In Acidobacteriota bacterium, the following proteins share a genomic window:
- a CDS encoding ABC transporter substrate-binding protein: MMKHALGFFLLACLGLPPLGAAQPNQPKRGGRLVLSKSVGPRTFNRLLAADDQTYSITDCLMGALIRVNRQTQQPETMLARAWKFSRDGKVLTFNLRQGVRFSDGRPFTAADVIFTFQVLNDPQIASPLADLFNLEGQRVQAQKLDDATVAFNFPAPYAGAVRLFDGVPILPKHILEQPYRAGRFTQAWTLTTPPEQIVGLGPFKLRAFVPGQRVVLTRNENYWKTDAAGQPLPYLDELVFSLDPDHNTQLLKFQKGETDLLSPVNADDLATLSDLEKQGQAKVYDLGPSLIREVMWFNLNDGKQANGQPLVDPVKLNWFKDAQFRRAISQAIDRQALVNLVFAGKASPQYAFLSAGDKLFYNANVHKYPYDLNRAKSLLADAGFRYVAARQTLLDPRGQAVTFTLITNAGNALRQKISALLQADLAKLGIKVNVAPIESRALLARINESFTYEACLLAVSSGDVDPNAHINILFSHGANHWWYPKQARPVTPWEARLDELMKQQAVTVNPVARKRLFDEAQAILAEQQPFIMLAARHLLVAARNGIGNLKPGILNDFVLWNCEELYRR; encoded by the coding sequence ATGATGAAGCACGCGCTTGGTTTTTTCTTGCTCGCCTGTCTTGGCCTGCCGCCGCTGGGTGCGGCGCAACCCAACCAGCCGAAACGCGGCGGGCGTTTGGTGCTCTCGAAATCCGTTGGGCCGCGCACCTTCAATCGCTTGCTGGCCGCCGACGATCAAACCTACAGCATCACCGATTGCTTGATGGGCGCGTTAATTCGCGTCAACCGCCAAACCCAGCAACCTGAAACCATGCTGGCGCGCGCGTGGAAATTCTCGCGCGATGGCAAAGTGCTAACCTTCAACTTGCGCCAGGGCGTGCGGTTTTCTGATGGACGGCCCTTCACCGCCGCCGACGTAATCTTCACCTTTCAAGTGCTCAACGATCCGCAAATCGCTTCGCCGCTGGCCGATCTCTTCAACCTCGAAGGCCAGCGCGTGCAGGCGCAAAAGCTGGATGACGCAACCGTTGCCTTCAACTTCCCCGCGCCCTACGCCGGGGCCGTGCGCTTATTCGACGGCGTGCCCATTTTGCCGAAGCATATTCTGGAACAGCCCTATCGCGCCGGACGCTTCACGCAAGCCTGGACGCTCACGACGCCGCCCGAACAGATTGTTGGCTTAGGCCCGTTCAAGCTGCGCGCTTTCGTCCCGGGCCAGCGCGTCGTGCTCACGCGCAATGAAAACTATTGGAAGACCGATGCCGCCGGACAACCCCTGCCGTATCTCGACGAACTCGTCTTCAGCCTCGACCCCGACCACAACACGCAATTGCTGAAGTTTCAAAAGGGCGAAACCGATTTGCTCAGCCCCGTCAATGCGGATGATTTGGCGACGCTGAGCGACCTGGAAAAACAGGGCCAAGCCAAGGTTTACGACCTTGGCCCCAGCCTGATTCGCGAAGTCATGTGGTTCAATCTGAATGACGGCAAACAGGCGAATGGCCAGCCGCTGGTTGATCCCGTCAAACTGAACTGGTTCAAAGACGCCCAATTCCGCCGCGCCATTTCGCAGGCCATTGACCGGCAGGCCTTGGTCAATCTCGTCTTTGCAGGCAAGGCGTCGCCGCAATACGCCTTTCTCTCGGCGGGCGACAAACTCTTTTACAACGCCAATGTGCACAAGTATCCCTACGACCTGAATCGTGCGAAAAGCTTATTGGCCGATGCGGGCTTCCGTTACGTCGCGGCGCGTCAAACCTTGCTCGATCCGCGCGGACAGGCGGTGACATTCACGTTGATTACCAATGCGGGCAATGCGCTGCGGCAAAAGATTTCGGCCTTGTTGCAAGCGGACTTGGCCAAACTCGGCATCAAGGTCAACGTCGCCCCTATCGAATCACGCGCTTTGCTGGCGCGTATCAACGAAAGCTTTACCTACGAAGCTTGCCTCTTGGCTGTCTCTAGCGGCGATGTTGATCCGAACGCACACATCAACATCCTCTTCAGCCACGGCGCCAATCACTGGTGGTATCCCAAACAGGCGCGCCCCGTCACGCCGTGGGAAGCGCGGCTGGATGAGCTGATGAAACAACAAGCCGTCACGGTCAATCCGGTGGCGCGCAAACGCCTATTTGACGAGGCGCAAGCAATTCTGGCCGAGCAACAACCCTTCATCATGCTAGCCGCGCGGCACTTGCTGGTCGCCGCCCGCAACGGCATCGGCAATCTAAAGCCGGGCATACTCAACGATTTTGTGTTGTGGAATTGCGAGGAATTGTATCGGCGCTGA
- a CDS encoding ABC transporter permease, whose protein sequence is MKARLRLLAGGGLLALLIVGAVFADFLAPYEPAEQHREYPFAPPSRWQFKDAQGRWRWPPRVTVSKLLDQTTRQYSEAASAVYPLKFWRRGAAYRWLGLLPSTTHLFTVEEPARVFVLGTDGLGRDVWTRVLHGARFSLLLAAAALLLALPLALIVGLVAGFYGGWLDFGLMRLAELFLALPALYLVIALRSALPLNLEPEQVFGALVLVIGFFGWAQLARLTRGLVLALRQQEYVTAALALGASDGWIMRRHLLPQLAGFTLTQAALAAPGYILAEVTLSYLGLGLPEPLPSWGNMLGGAQNVQTLTNYWWNLAPAVAVFITSLAFYLLAEGLKDVFDPRAQTSAVDSRGW, encoded by the coding sequence ATGAAAGCACGTCTCAGATTATTGGCTGGCGGCGGCTTGTTGGCGCTCTTAATCGTGGGCGCGGTGTTCGCCGATTTTCTTGCGCCGTATGAACCCGCCGAACAGCACCGCGAATATCCATTTGCCCCACCTAGCCGCTGGCAGTTCAAAGACGCGCAAGGCCGCTGGCGATGGCCGCCGCGCGTGACGGTCAGCAAATTGCTGGATCAAACCACACGGCAATATAGCGAAGCTGCCTCCGCCGTTTATCCATTGAAATTCTGGCGCCGGGGCGCGGCCTATCGCTGGTTGGGCTTGCTCCCATCTACGACGCATCTATTCACCGTGGAAGAACCGGCGCGCGTGTTTGTGTTGGGAACCGATGGGTTGGGCCGCGATGTGTGGACGCGCGTATTGCATGGCGCGCGCTTTTCTTTATTGCTTGCCGCCGCCGCGTTGTTGCTGGCCTTGCCGCTGGCGTTGATTGTCGGCCTGGTGGCGGGGTTTTATGGCGGCTGGCTCGATTTCGGTTTGATGCGTTTGGCGGAATTGTTCCTGGCCTTACCAGCGCTGTATCTGGTCATCGCTTTGCGCAGCGCTTTACCGCTAAACTTGGAACCGGAGCAGGTCTTCGGCGCGCTGGTGCTGGTCATCGGCTTTTTTGGCTGGGCGCAGTTGGCACGGCTGACGCGCGGTTTGGTCTTGGCGTTGCGCCAGCAAGAATACGTCACCGCCGCCCTGGCGTTGGGCGCAAGCGATGGCTGGATCATGCGCCGCCACCTGCTGCCGCAACTGGCGGGCTTCACGCTGACGCAAGCGGCGTTGGCCGCGCCCGGCTACATTCTGGCCGAAGTCACGCTGTCGTATCTGGGCCTGGGCCTGCCGGAACCGCTACCGAGTTGGGGCAACATGCTGGGGGGCGCGCAAAACGTGCAGACCTTGACGAATTACTGGTGGAACCTCGCGCCTGCCGTGGCGGTGTTCATTACCAGTCTGGCGTTTTATTTATTGGCTGAAGGATTGAAAGACGTCTTCGATCCGCGCGCGCAAACGTCTGCTGTTGATTCGCGCGGTTGGTGA
- a CDS encoding ABC transporter permease, with amino-acid sequence MLRQTLIKLIAKRLLLLLPLLLAVACGAFVLVRLAPGDFLTELRENPQISAETLATLRQQHGLDQPLPTQFGKWLWRAAQGDLGYSLIYYAPVSTLIRERLFNTIWLAGASLALAWLAALPLGVFVASGRAPWLDHGLASLSALLLAAPSFLLALLFLLFAARTNWFPLGGVVATDSENLAWPQRWADFAWHLALPALVLALRQFPHYFQQVRASVRECLTQDYIVTARAKGLSEGAILFKHALKPAANALITQAGNSLGALLSGAFIVEAVLSWPGLGGLTVNALLSRDVFVLLACLLWAALLLALGNLLADVLLLLVDPRLRRS; translated from the coding sequence TTGTTACGCCAAACTCTCATTAAACTCATTGCGAAACGCCTGCTGCTCTTACTGCCGCTGTTGCTGGCGGTGGCCTGCGGTGCGTTCGTGCTGGTGCGGCTCGCGCCGGGTGACTTTCTGACCGAACTGCGCGAGAACCCGCAAATTTCAGCGGAAACACTGGCAACCTTGCGGCAACAACATGGTTTGGATCAGCCCTTGCCCACGCAATTCGGCAAATGGCTGTGGCGCGCGGCGCAGGGCGATCTGGGTTATTCGCTGATCTATTACGCGCCCGTCAGCACGCTCATACGCGAACGCCTGTTCAACACAATTTGGCTGGCGGGCGCGAGTCTCGCACTGGCTTGGCTGGCGGCTTTGCCTTTGGGGGTGTTCGTCGCCAGCGGGCGCGCGCCCTGGTTGGATCACGGCTTGGCGTCGTTGTCGGCATTGTTGCTGGCTGCGCCGTCATTCTTGCTGGCGCTGTTGTTTTTACTCTTCGCCGCACGCACGAACTGGTTTCCGCTGGGCGGTGTGGTCGCGACGGATTCAGAAAACCTGGCGTGGCCGCAACGCTGGGCCGATTTCGCCTGGCATTTGGCTTTGCCTGCGTTGGTACTGGCGCTACGGCAATTCCCGCACTACTTCCAGCAAGTGCGCGCCAGCGTGCGCGAATGCCTAACACAGGATTACATCGTGACAGCGCGCGCCAAGGGCTTGAGCGAAGGTGCAATCCTGTTCAAACACGCCTTGAAACCCGCCGCCAATGCCTTGATCACGCAGGCGGGCAATTCCCTCGGCGCGCTGCTTTCCGGCGCCTTCATTGTCGAAGCGGTGTTGTCGTGGCCGGGTTTGGGCGGCTTGACGGTGAATGCGCTGCTCAGCCGCGATGTCTTTGTCTTGCTGGCGTGCCTGCTGTGGGCCGCGCTATTGCTGGCGCTGGGCAATCTTTTGGCGGATGTGCTGTTGTTGCTGGTTGATCCGCGCTTGCGGCGTTCGTGA
- a CDS encoding sigma-70 family RNA polymerase sigma factor: MSEYSRLPDSELLTRCLAEDATAWETLVQRYQRLIASITFKFGFPQEDAADVLQAVFLTLFQQLASLRQQAKLSSWIITVTVRECWKMRQRRGKTDSLDAPDWNPANDPADDSHLQMDEAILTLQRQHLLRQAVEALSERCRDLLKRLFYTDSPPSYAELSQQLGMPTASIGPTRARCLDKLKENLSQEEFF, from the coding sequence ATGTCCGAATACTCACGGCTCCCTGATAGCGAACTCCTCACGCGCTGCCTGGCGGAAGACGCAACCGCCTGGGAAACATTGGTGCAGCGCTATCAACGGCTGATCGCTTCGATCACGTTCAAATTCGGGTTTCCGCAGGAAGACGCGGCGGACGTGTTACAGGCCGTCTTTCTGACGCTCTTTCAACAACTGGCCAGCTTGCGGCAGCAGGCGAAGTTGAGTTCGTGGATCATCACGGTCACCGTGCGCGAATGCTGGAAAATGCGCCAGCGCCGGGGCAAGACCGATTCGCTGGATGCGCCGGACTGGAACCCCGCCAACGATCCGGCGGATGACAGCCACCTGCAAATGGACGAGGCCATTCTCACGCTGCAACGACAACATCTGTTGCGCCAGGCGGTCGAAGCTTTGTCAGAGCGCTGCCGCGATTTGCTGAAACGGCTCTTTTACACCGACTCACCACCCAGTTACGCCGAATTGAGCCAGCAACTGGGGATGCCCACCGCCAGCATCGGCCCCACCCGTGCCCGCTGTTTGGACAAGTTGAAAGAAAATTTGTCGCAGGAAGAATTTTTTTAA
- a CDS encoding CHAT domain-containing protein, with protein MERQTQIRDLIRQHELNGLAEALALETAEINLPLIERLKKEVDVQIRTDARRALQLATFTRQYAQFTPDLCARALGARAQAQALHVNGRYAEALEQYEAARRLYAQTEQPVEAARVARAMVDALMYLGRYEEALELAAQARAVFETKGEDLLAAQLATNVGNIYHRLDQNHAALECYERARPVFTAAHDQLALATLALNSANVHSNLDDFRQAEDLYEQAYSLYAEQGRTQAALHAKYSIGYLRFLKGHYHQAMRVLHATAAEAESNGDEWLRALCELDLAEIYLQLNAHQEAAPLAQRARERFVALGLRYEAAKALTFAGLAQLQQLQLDGAERLLQQARQEFVTEGNEVYQGLLDVYLAELALERGQAGAALRLATEAERCFAEQELKTKTCYAQLVAARAWLLSGQAAQARELTERTLENCRTLEAPWLAAQSHELLGDLLVAEDQPQHAYEQYTHAVASIERIRGSIRVDEFRSAFFKNKLGVFEKLIRLCLQNGDAEGDAKAFFFLESRKARTLVDLLVNELEPAPSGAPQTDQGLYQRWQQLREELHWYYSKLSRNDANDQRRRLALDERLRTEIQTRELALTELARQAQVHDPDFDWLHNLAGLSVSEVQAVLAADEALIEYYFDEEELKIFVIDRQSATVAHSPGQRGALKELIAELKFQFEKFNYGTAYFSTHQEQLLRSLNACLHELHQALFAPVAARVAGRKLIFIPFDFLHSVPFQALYDGTEYLLDRHEMVFAPSARLYAWAASKPAPKRDRALILGAADAVAPQITAEIEAIRQLFPDGHCLTGADATLTQLAALASESNLLHIASHAIFRQDNPLFSALKLADGWLNFYDICALHLPGSLVTLSGCSTGANRVLAGDELLGLVRGFLMAGATTLVVSLWAVHDQATAHLMTAFYQRLQAGVAPRPALREAALATRHEYPHPYFWAPFVLIGRN; from the coding sequence ATGGAGCGACAAACCCAAATTCGCGATTTGATCCGCCAGCACGAACTGAACGGGCTGGCAGAGGCGCTTGCGCTCGAAACCGCCGAGATCAACCTGCCGCTGATCGAACGGTTGAAAAAAGAGGTGGATGTCCAAATCCGCACGGACGCCCGCCGCGCTTTGCAACTGGCGACATTCACCCGGCAATACGCACAATTCACGCCTGATCTGTGCGCCCGGGCGTTAGGTGCCCGCGCCCAGGCCCAAGCGCTGCACGTCAATGGCCGCTACGCCGAAGCCCTCGAACAATACGAAGCGGCCCGCCGCTTGTACGCTCAAACCGAACAACCTGTCGAAGCCGCCCGCGTCGCCCGCGCGATGGTTGACGCGCTGATGTACCTGGGCCGTTACGAAGAGGCGCTGGAACTGGCCGCGCAAGCGCGCGCTGTTTTCGAGACGAAAGGCGAGGACTTGCTGGCCGCGCAACTGGCGACCAACGTCGGCAACATTTATCACCGGCTTGATCAAAATCACGCGGCGCTGGAATGTTATGAGCGCGCGCGGCCCGTCTTTACCGCCGCCCATGATCAACTGGCGCTGGCGACCCTGGCGCTCAACAGCGCCAACGTCCATTCCAACCTGGACGACTTTCGGCAGGCCGAAGACCTTTACGAACAGGCTTACTCACTTTACGCCGAGCAAGGGCGCACGCAGGCGGCGCTGCACGCGAAATACAGCATCGGCTACCTGCGCTTTCTCAAGGGCCACTACCACCAGGCCATGCGCGTCTTGCACGCCACCGCCGCCGAAGCCGAAAGCAATGGCGATGAATGGTTGCGCGCGCTCTGCGAACTCGATCTGGCCGAGATTTACCTGCAACTCAATGCGCATCAGGAAGCCGCGCCGCTGGCCCAACGCGCGCGCGAGCGTTTCGTCGCGTTGGGGCTGCGTTATGAAGCGGCCAAGGCGCTCACTTTTGCCGGGCTGGCGCAGTTGCAGCAGCTTCAACTGGACGGAGCCGAGCGCCTCTTGCAACAGGCGCGGCAGGAGTTTGTGACCGAGGGCAACGAGGTTTATCAGGGCTTGCTGGATGTTTATTTGGCCGAACTGGCGCTGGAACGCGGACAAGCCGGCGCTGCCTTGCGGCTGGCGACCGAAGCGGAACGCTGCTTTGCCGAGCAGGAATTGAAGACCAAGACCTGTTACGCGCAACTCGTCGCCGCCCGCGCCTGGCTGTTGTCAGGTCAAGCGGCCCAAGCGCGTGAATTGACTGAGCGCACGCTGGAAAATTGCCGCACGCTGGAAGCGCCCTGGCTTGCCGCACAGTCCCACGAGTTACTAGGCGATCTGTTGGTGGCTGAAGACCAGCCGCAACACGCTTATGAGCAATACACACACGCCGTCGCCAGCATCGAACGCATTCGCGGCAGCATCCGCGTGGACGAATTTCGCAGCGCGTTTTTTAAAAACAAGCTGGGCGTGTTTGAAAAATTGATTCGCCTGTGCCTACAGAACGGCGATGCCGAGGGTGACGCCAAGGCGTTTTTCTTTCTGGAAAGCCGCAAGGCCCGCACGCTGGTTGATCTGCTGGTCAACGAATTGGAACCCGCGCCCAGCGGCGCGCCGCAAACCGATCAAGGGTTGTATCAACGCTGGCAACAACTGCGCGAAGAGTTGCATTGGTATTACAGCAAGCTCAGCCGGAACGATGCCAACGATCAACGGCGGCGCTTGGCGTTGGATGAACGCTTGCGCACCGAGATTCAGACGCGCGAACTGGCGCTGACTGAGCTGGCGCGTCAGGCGCAAGTGCACGACCCGGATTTTGACTGGCTGCACAATCTCGCCGGTCTCTCAGTGTCCGAAGTTCAAGCCGTGCTGGCGGCGGATGAAGCCTTAATCGAATACTATTTCGATGAAGAAGAGTTGAAGATTTTCGTCATTGACCGGCAATCCGCGACGGTGGCGCATAGCCCCGGCCAGCGTGGCGCGTTGAAAGAATTGATCGCCGAGTTGAAGTTTCAATTCGAGAAATTCAATTACGGCACGGCCTATTTCAGCACGCATCAGGAACAATTGCTGCGCAGCCTCAACGCCTGTTTGCACGAACTTCATCAGGCGTTGTTTGCGCCTGTTGCCGCGCGCGTGGCAGGCCGCAAGCTGATCTTCATTCCGTTTGATTTCTTGCACAGCGTACCGTTCCAGGCGCTCTATGACGGCACGGAGTATCTGCTCGACCGGCACGAGATGGTGTTTGCGCCCAGTGCGCGGTTGTACGCTTGGGCCGCCAGCAAGCCTGCGCCCAAGCGTGACCGCGCGCTGATTCTGGGCGCGGCAGATGCCGTCGCGCCGCAAATTACCGCCGAGATCGAAGCAATTCGTCAACTTTTCCCGGACGGTCATTGTCTGACAGGTGCTGACGCCACGTTGACGCAACTGGCGGCGCTGGCGTCAGAGAGCAATTTGCTGCACATCGCCTCGCACGCGATTTTCCGGCAAGACAATCCGCTCTTTTCCGCGCTCAAGCTGGCGGATGGCTGGCTGAATTTTTACGACATCTGTGCGCTGCACCTGCCGGGGTCATTAGTGACCCTGAGCGGGTGCAGCACCGGAGCCAATCGTGTATTGGCGGGTGATGAACTCTTGGGTTTGGTGCGCGGCTTTTTGATGGCGGGCGCAACCACGCTGGTGGTCAGTCTGTGGGCCGTCCACGATCAGGCGACCGCGCACTTGATGACGGCTTTTTATCAACGCTTACAAGCTGGCGTGGCCCCGCGCCCGGCTTTACGCGAAGCGGCTCTGGCGACCCGGCACGAATACCCGCACCCCTATTTTTGGGCGCCGTTCGTGTTGATCGGACGCAACTGA
- a CDS encoding S8 family serine peptidase, whose product MWIRKSSLLCIFVLLLGVLGPTSAFHPASRAAGTDEFLSGQITVVLQPGADINAFNALHNTYVIEQLPGSDSYLLGLASGVSVDAELAEVAGDNDVVVAEHNFVVKPAEVRQISHAFLDQISHAFLDTQSPASFYGQPSLANLHLPQAQNIARGAGVRVAVIDTGLDMNHPLFGGRLAWPMFDFVDNDGSPQEEPGGNGYGHGTFVAGLIALTAPQATIMPLRAFGPDGTGSSFNIAKAIRYATDNGAQVINLSFGLSQPDGFIKDALSYAYSRTYMVAAAGNDNLNAIHFPASFKSKTLGVTSVTDNDLKAAFANYNADVQVAAPGVNLYSAYPGNNWAWWSGTSFSTALVSGEAALMLSLRPNLNRSNVSSIITSCGPSINSLNPAYNGKLGKVRIDYLSALNQTLKSK is encoded by the coding sequence ATGTGGATTCGAAAATCATCCTTACTCTGTATCTTTGTTTTGCTGTTAGGCGTGTTGGGGCCAACGTCCGCCTTCCATCCGGCCAGCCGTGCGGCGGGCACGGATGAATTTCTGTCCGGGCAAATCACGGTCGTCTTGCAGCCGGGCGCGGACATCAATGCCTTCAATGCGCTGCACAACACTTATGTGATCGAGCAATTGCCCGGCAGCGATAGTTATTTGTTAGGTCTGGCGTCAGGCGTGAGCGTAGACGCCGAGCTGGCTGAAGTCGCTGGCGACAATGACGTGGTCGTGGCCGAGCACAACTTTGTGGTGAAACCGGCGGAAGTCCGCCAGATCAGTCACGCCTTTTTGGATCAAATCAGCCACGCCTTTCTCGACACGCAATCCCCGGCCAGTTTTTACGGGCAGCCGTCGCTGGCCAATCTGCATCTGCCGCAGGCGCAAAACATCGCGCGTGGCGCGGGTGTGCGTGTCGCCGTGATTGACACGGGGCTGGATATGAATCATCCGCTCTTTGGCGGGCGGCTGGCCTGGCCGATGTTCGACTTTGTTGATAACGACGGCAGCCCGCAGGAAGAGCCGGGCGGCAACGGTTATGGTCATGGCACCTTTGTCGCAGGCTTGATCGCGTTGACCGCGCCGCAAGCGACGATTATGCCGTTGCGGGCTTTTGGGCCGGATGGCACGGGCAGCAGTTTCAACATCGCCAAGGCGATTCGCTACGCCACCGACAACGGCGCGCAAGTCATCAACCTGAGCTTTGGGCTGTCGCAACCCGATGGATTTATCAAGGATGCGCTGAGTTACGCCTACTCGCGCACTTACATGGTGGCGGCGGCGGGCAATGACAATCTGAATGCGATTCATTTTCCGGCTTCGTTTAAGAGCAAGACTTTGGGCGTGACCTCGGTAACGGACAATGATCTGAAGGCGGCGTTTGCCAATTACAACGCCGATGTGCAGGTCGCGGCGCCGGGCGTCAATCTTTACAGCGCCTATCCCGGCAACAATTGGGCGTGGTGGAGCGGCACTTCATTTTCGACCGCCTTGGTGAGCGGTGAAGCGGCGTTGATGCTCTCGCTGCGGCCCAATTTGAACCGCTCGAACGTGAGCAGCATCATCACCAGTTGCGGGCCGAGCATCAATTCGCTCAATCCGGCCTACAACGGCAAGCTGGGCAAGGTGCGGATTGATTATCTGTCGGCGCTCAATCAGACCCTCAAAAGCAAATAA
- a CDS encoding threonine ammonia-lyase: MISIADIQAARERLGQAIYHTPCPHSVTLSKLCGPQIYCKLENLQMTGSFKERGALNKLLQLTDAEKAAGVIAASAGNHAQGVAYHATRLGLRSVIVMPKPTPLIKVSNTRDLGGEVILHGANYDEAFAHATALAQQHGYTFVHAFDDDAIIAGQGTIGLELLDEAVKFDAVVVPIGGGGMIGGIAVALKTMRPNIRIIGVEPAYVPSMKAAVEQGHIVEVAGQPTIADGLAVKRVGERPLEIVQRYVDEIVTVTEGEISSAILKMLEIEKTVVEGGAAAGLAALLFKKLTGLAGKNVAVIICGGNIDPNLLTKIIERGLAKDGRLVRVRTIVRDRPGELARICQHVAEVGGNIMEVEHNRAFSELEVGGVEIDLTLETRGREQIEQLLNVLRQDGIEASEVK; encoded by the coding sequence ATGATCTCCATCGCTGATATTCAGGCCGCGCGCGAACGGCTCGGCCAAGCCATCTATCACACACCCTGTCCGCACTCCGTCACGCTCAGCAAACTGTGCGGCCCGCAAATTTATTGCAAGCTCGAAAATTTGCAAATGACCGGCAGCTTCAAAGAACGCGGCGCGCTGAATAAATTATTGCAACTCACCGATGCCGAAAAAGCCGCCGGCGTGATCGCCGCCAGCGCCGGCAATCACGCGCAAGGCGTCGCCTATCACGCCACGCGGCTCGGCCTCCGATCTGTCATTGTGATGCCCAAGCCGACGCCGCTCATCAAGGTTTCCAACACACGCGACCTGGGCGGCGAAGTCATCCTGCACGGGGCGAATTATGACGAAGCCTTTGCCCACGCGACCGCCCTCGCACAGCAACACGGTTATACTTTCGTCCACGCCTTTGACGACGACGCGATCATTGCGGGGCAGGGCACCATCGGCCTCGAATTGCTGGACGAAGCCGTCAAATTCGATGCGGTCGTCGTGCCCATCGGCGGCGGCGGCATGATCGGCGGCATCGCCGTCGCGCTGAAAACCATGCGCCCCAACATTCGCATCATCGGTGTCGAACCGGCCTATGTGCCTTCGATGAAAGCGGCGGTTGAACAGGGCCACATCGTCGAAGTCGCCGGTCAACCGACCATCGCGGATGGCTTGGCCGTCAAACGCGTGGGCGAACGTCCACTCGAAATCGTCCAGCGCTACGTAGACGAAATCGTCACCGTTACCGAAGGTGAAATTTCGAGCGCGATTCTCAAAATGCTCGAAATCGAAAAAACCGTTGTCGAAGGCGGCGCCGCCGCCGGACTGGCCGCGCTTCTCTTCAAAAAACTGACTGGTTTGGCTGGCAAAAACGTCGCGGTCATCATTTGCGGCGGCAACATTGATCCGAATCTGTTGACCAAGATCATCGAACGTGGCCTCGCGAAAGATGGCCGTTTGGTGCGCGTGCGGACGATCGTGCGCGACCGGCCCGGCGAACTCGCGCGCATTTGCCAGCACGTCGCCGAGGTCGGCGGCAACATTATGGAAGTCGAACACAACCGCGCCTTCTCCGAATTGGAAGTCGGCGGCGTCGAGATTGATTTAACCCTGGAAACGCGCGGACGCGAGCAAATCGAGCAGCTTTTGAATGTCTTGCGTCAGGATGGCATCGAGGCCAGCGAAGTGAAGTAA
- a CDS encoding alcohol dehydrogenase catalytic domain-containing protein, producing the protein MRALRKDKLDVQGLRYIDDAPEPALHPAEVKIRVFAAGICGTDFGIYHSDTRQGIRDEMLRLLGGELNRYQPLVIGHEFCGEVVEIGAGVPRALVSVGDYVTSEMHIACGYCHQCMTGRKHVCQNVQIKGVHLDGTFAEYVCVPFENLINLERFGGKAMIPPRFGAFLDALGNAVHTVMEGDVSGKTVAILGCGTQGMMATAVARALGATRIYVTDFSVTSGGIDAGHLAKRFAIAKEMGADYCFDTNEQNAPGQKAELFLRVADEHGGGVDVVLEMSGSAAAYNDAGRLVKNGGAIMLLGIPSRPLAAFDIGNHVIWKGVTMRGIFGRRMFDTWYTMLDLLAADKSGLKAKLEKIIARQPVLLENFERGFEMVRSQEAVKVLLTPDPNFKVEA; encoded by the coding sequence ATGAGAGCACTAAGAAAAGACAAGCTTGATGTTCAAGGCTTGCGCTACATTGACGATGCACCAGAGCCTGCCTTGCATCCGGCGGAAGTCAAAATCCGCGTCTTTGCAGCGGGGATTTGCGGCACCGATTTTGGCATTTACCACTCCGATACGCGCCAGGGCATTCGCGACGAGATGTTGCGCCTGTTGGGCGGCGAGTTGAACCGCTACCAACCGTTGGTCATCGGTCACGAATTTTGCGGTGAAGTCGTCGAAATCGGCGCGGGTGTGCCGCGCGCGCTGGTCAGCGTGGGCGATTATGTCACCAGCGAAATGCACATCGCCTGCGGCTATTGCCATCAATGCATGACCGGGCGCAAACACGTTTGTCAGAACGTGCAGATCAAAGGCGTGCACCTCGACGGGACGTTCGCCGAATACGTCTGCGTGCCCTTTGAAAACTTAATCAACCTGGAACGCTTCGGCGGCAAGGCCATGATTCCGCCACGCTTTGGTGCCTTTCTGGATGCGCTCGGCAATGCCGTGCATACCGTGATGGAAGGCGATGTCTCTGGCAAAACGGTCGCGATTCTCGGTTGCGGCACGCAAGGCATGATGGCGACAGCGGTGGCGCGTGCGCTGGGCGCAACGCGTATTTACGTGACGGATTTTTCGGTCACCAGCGGCGGCATTGACGCGGGCCATCTCGCCAAACGCTTTGCCATCGCCAAAGAGATGGGCGCGGATTATTGCTTCGACACCAACGAACAAAACGCGCCAGGGCAAAAAGCCGAACTCTTTTTGCGCGTCGCTGACGAACACGGCGGCGGCGTGGATGTCGTGCTCGAAATGAGCGGTTCGGCGGCGGCTTACAACGACGCCGGTCGGCTGGTCAAAAACGGTGGCGCCATCATGCTGCTCGGCATTCCGTCACGCCCCTTGGCGGCCTTTGACATCGGCAACCACGTCATCTGGAAAGGCGTGACGATGCGCGGCATCTTTGGCCGCCGCATGTTCGACACCTGGTACACGATGCTCGATCTGTTGGCGGCGGATAAATCTGGCCTCAAAGCCAAGCTCGAAAAGATCATCGCCCGCCAGCCCGTGTTGCTCGAAAATTTCGAGCGCGGTTTTGAAATGGTGCGCTCGCAGGAAGCCGTCAAGGTGTTGCTGACGCCTGATCCAAATTTTAAGGTGGAGGCATAA